AAAATATCGGCTATGCTGGACAAAGTAAAGCATGAGATTCATCAAGCACCCGAACGGACGAAAGCCTCGATGAATAATTTTCTCTACACCGTTGGTATTTCTTACAAACCCTTGAGCGAAAAAGCGGCCGAAACCGCCAAAGCTGTCGGCAAAGTTGAGCTCAAACGGGAAAACAAGAAACCCACTCAACTCTATGCCTACGACAGCATCCAGCAAGGCTTGGAAAAAGGGCGCCTTGGATTCAAACGCAAATTTGTCAGATGTTAATAGGAGGAAGAAAAAGTGCCGCCATTAAAGGGTTGGCGCTTTTTTTATAGAATAAGTACTAGTTGTTTCGAAGCCGCTTAAGGAGATGAGAATATGTTTAGAGGAATCAGTTTTGAATTGCCAAACGATTATGGAAGTTTTTTGAAAGACATTCTTCAGCCAGTAAACGTTCAATCCTTTAATTGGCACATAGATAACATAGAAACCTACACAGCCAGCAATGACAGAGCGAATGGGGAGTTGTTCCCGCAAAATGGAACGATCCTGGAAGGTTTCAAGTTAAAGGAAGCAATCGAAACAGAAAAGGTTTATGTGATTTTTGCGGAACTTCGCGCTTTTCAAGGAGCTGTCACTTCACATCCTCAGACCTACGAAGAGTTCGCCGCAAGCGACTGCCAGTTGGTCCTGCTAATTGCTGATACGATCTATACGACAATCTATTGCAAAGATCAAACGATGCTCCTTGCGCTCTATGAGAACGGACGCAGCTTTGGTTTTCGCAATTTGGCATATATAAATGAACAAAACGATTCGCGTACTAGGCTTTCGGTGTGGTAAACAAGAAGGGTGCCCGTGGCTGAGCGAATTAAAGAACATGAATAGCAGGTAAGGAACGAACTATAAAAAATCCATCATTCTAAAAGGAGAACGATTATGCACGCATTAGTAATTGGCGCAACAGGAGCAACGGGAAAAGACCTCGTCGAGCAATTGATGAAAGACGATTCATTTGAAAAAGTCGACGTCTTCGCAAGGCGTCCTTTGGATATACAACACGACAAATTAACGGTTCGAGTCATCGATTTTGACCAGCCGGAAGAATGGCGAAACTTGGTGACAGGCGATGTTCTTTTTTCCTCTTTAGGCACCACGATCAAAGCAGCAGGAAGCAAAGAGGCGCAGTGGAAAGTCGATTACGGCTACCAATATGAGTTTGCTAAAGCGGCAAAAGAAAACGGGGTTGAACGTTTTGTATTGGTGTCAGCTGAGTTCGCTAATCCAAAAGCTCGTAGCTTTTATTCAAAGATGAAAGGTCAATTAGAGGAAGCGGTCAAAGAACTAGGGTTTCCCAAATTAAGCATCCTTAAGCCGCCCATCTTAAAGCGGAAAGGCAGTGACCGCACATTGGAAGTATTGGGACTGAAGATTATTCAATTAGTGAATAAGGCAGGGCTGCTTCGCTCGCAACAGCCACTTCCCACTGAAGTGCTCGCACAGGCTATGATCAATTCAGCCAAACAAATTACAAGCAATAGAGAATTTTTGATAGGGAAAGCCATCCGCAATCGCGCTGAATTTTATGAATAAAAATTATTCATAGTCAACACTCTCGATAATTCTTGAAAAAGAGTAGATTAATAGTTTTTTTGAATAAGGGAGGTTCACCTTTGAAAAAGACTCTAGTTTCGCTTTTCGCATCCGCATTCATTCTAACTTTGACTTATTATATTATTCATATATATTCAAACGAACCGATTGATGAAAAGTTGAATAATGGCATCCTGAGCAAAAGTGCAAATTACGCCATTGATCTTAAAATGACAGAAGCGGGAACTTTCCGGATCTCTGCAGATGTCATGGTTAACAATGACTCACAGGAAAGTTGGTCGGACATTGCGTTCTTCTTTGTGGTTAATGAAATGAATAGCGAGTCAAATGTTGCTGAAGTGAATTCAGTTAGTTCGGCTGGGGATCAGATGGACTATGAATTGAATAATGGTGTATTATTCATTGAACTTGAGTCAGATTTACTTCCAGGTAAACAACAGACGGTCTTGGTTGAATATAGCCTTACTATACCTGAAGACGGCTTGCGTTTAACTCGCTCCGATAACAATGTTTATCTGGCTCATTGGTATCCGATGCTTGCTGAATATGACGCTGGTTGGCGAGTCAATGATTATGATCCCAAAGGGGAATCTTATGAAACGGGCTATGGTGATTATGCAATCACTTACCGGCTGCCTGACGAGTACTTGATTGCCACTTCTGCTCCGGACGGGCCCGCACAAGCTAGTTCATCGGGAACCTTAACCGGAGCGGCCATCAAAGATTTCTACGCGGCGTTTTTGAATCCAGCCGATTGGCAAGTGGCAGAGCGCAAGTCAGGGGAGACAGAGCTTCGAGTGTTTGTGCCGGCGGAGTCCGCGATCTTGGAAGAAACGGCTGAACTGTCTGTTGAAGCATTTGCTTTTTTTGAACAAAATATTGGCGATTATCCGTTTGCTGAACTGGATTTGATCGCAAATGACGGCTATATGGAATATCCAAATATCGTCGAAGTCCCAATGGATAAAGCTTTGCTTGATTCAATTCTCGTGCACGAGATTGCGCATCAATGGTTTTATTATTTGGTCAGTAATGACCCTTACGAAAATGCTTGGCTAGATGAAAGTCTGACCGAATTCAGCACCGGCCTGTTCCTCAGCGATTATTATGGTGACGAAGACGGCGGTTTTCAAACCGCACAAGCATATAAAGCCTCCACTACGCCGAAACCGTATGCAGATTTGGCACTCGACGAATTCGATACAGCGGCTTATTATGCCACTATCTACGGGGAAGTGCCTTTGTTGCTGAAGGGCTTTTTCGATCAACAAGGCGGAAATGAGGCTGCATTGGAGTTTTTAGCGGCTTATTACGAAGAGTTCCAATTCCGTCGAGTGACAAAACAACAGTTCCGCGACTTTTTTGAAGGCTATTTCGAAGGCGATCAGCAGGAATTTTTAAACAGCTGGCTGCAATCCTGAATTTATAGGCACTTCGAAATGAAACAGCTGGCATAGGTTGACCAGGAACTGCCACGAGAATTTTAAATATTACATAAAAAAGAGGAAGCGCTAAACATTCAGCGTTTCCTCTTTTCTGTGTTTCGGTGTATGCCTTTTCTCCTGACAGAAATGAGTTTTAGGGAATCCAATATTTTCCTTTAAGCAGATAGATAGAGACTGTTCGAAATCTTGTAGGTATAAATTTTCAAATATAGCAAATAATCTGTAATCTCGTTGAATGTCCAAATTTACTTCGGTATACTAAATTTCATTAAGGTTGAGGAGGAAAAAATTTGAAGAAAAAATACATTATGCCTGTTATATTATCATCTGCACTCGTCGCCAGTTCGTTTACAGCGAGCACCGCGTTAGCAAATGGGCAATCTGAAAAAACGTGGAACGAAAACGCCCATGTCCCTGTATTCGTGAAAGAAAAAATCGCAGAGAAACGGTCTTCGAGCAATGCGTCGAATGCGCTTGATTATCTTGCGGAAAACGAGAAAAAGACTGGCTTGAAAAACCCGAAGAAAAACTTGCAGCAAAAAGCAGTGGAAAAAGACGATCTCGGCATGACGCATGTCCGCTTTAACCAGGCAGTCAACGGTATCCCGGTTGAAGGGGCGGAAGTGGTCGTTCACTACAACAGACAGGACGAATTGGTGTCCGTTAACGGAGCCCATTTCCCTGAAGCGTCCACGAGCAGCATCGACACGGCGCCGACTGTGAGCCTCGTCAAAGCCGTTCAAACAGCGAAAAACGCAGTTGAAGCACCAGAAGAGCTTGAGTATGCACCTGAATTGGAAGTCGTCGTTTATCCGTTTGAAGAAGAAAACCATTTAGCTTATAAGGTTAATGTGAACTTCATGGGGGATCAACCCGGCAACTGGTTTGTCTTTGTGGATGCGAAAAGCGGGGAAGTGATCGATCAGTATAATGCCATCATGCACGCTCAAGACATCCATCAATCGGTCGGCACCGGCGTACTTGGCGAACAGCGCAAAATCCACACGACCAAGACAAAAGAAGCTAAGGGAGGCACGACCTTCAGCTTGTCCGATGAGTCACATGAAGGCCTAGAAGGCATTTATACATTGGATGCAAATGACGGGGAGATTTTCACGAATCACAGCGCCTCGTGGAAAGATGAATACTTACGCCCGGCTGTAGATGCACATTTCAACTCCGAGCAAGTATATGAATATTTCCATGACGAACACGACCGCAACTCACTTGACGACAATGGAATGGCGATTATTTCCTATGTGCATTATGGAGAAAGCTATAATAATGCGTTCTGGAATGGCCGCTATATGACATACGGCGACGGCGATGGATCGTTCATGGTGCCATTGTCTGCGGGACTAGACGTAGCTGCGCATGAAATGACGCATGGCGTGATCTCCAATTCAGCGAATCTCCGGTACCGTTTTGAGTCAGGCGCGTTGAACGAATCCTTTGCAGACATTTTCGGCGTATTGGTAGATTCAGACGATTGGGAACTTGGTGAGGACATCATGGGTCCTGATGCCAAAGAAGACGGGAGAGTCTCACTGCGCAGCTTAAGCGACCCGAGCAAATATCCTGTCAAAGCGGATTATGTACCTTACGGAGATGGAGAAGGCAATTACCCTTCCCATATGGACGAATTCTATGATTTGCCAATCAATTTGGATAACGGCGGTGTCCATATCAATTCATCGATTACCAACCATGCCGCTTATTTGATCGGTGAAGAAATCGGCAAGGAAAAACTCGGCCAGATTTTCTACCGTGCGCTAACGGTCTATTTGACGCCAACTTCCAACTTCAGCGAAGCCCGAAAGCTAATTGTCCAATCGGCGGCTGACATCTACGGAGAAGGAAGCGCGGAAGAGAAAGCTACGGCAGATGGGTTTGATGAGGTCGGGATTTACGAATAAGATCAACACATACAGCATGCAAAGAGCCATTCCAAAATCTTTTGATTTTGGAATGGCTCTTATTTAATAGATGCTCTTTAAGCAAATCCTAAAAGTTTCATGATGCTCAAGATCAAGATGCCGACAACGCCGAAGTCAGAGTCGCCAAAGGTTGTTCCGGTAAATCCGATATCGCCCAACATTACTAAGAGGATGGCCGGGATAAAGCTGATGATCAACCCGTTGGCAAATGCGCCCGCCATGGCACCGCGCCGTCCGCCTGTGATGTTGCCGAAGACGCCGGCCGCAGCTCCTGTGAAGAAATGCGGGACCAAACCAGGGACGATGACGCTAAGTCCGAGAACCGGCAGGAAGAACATCGCCAACAAGCCAGCAAAAAAGCTAAACAAGAAACCGATGATAACTGCGTTTGGCGCAAAAGGGAAGACCGTTGGAACATCCAATGCCGGTTTGGTATTAGGAACCAATTTATCCGCAATCCCTTGGAAAGCAGGAACGATTTCAGCTATTAGCATTCTCACACCTGCAAGGATGATAAAGACGCCTGCCGCAAACGTGATTGCTTGAATGAAAGAAAAGACTAAGAAATTCGAACCGCCTGATAGTGTTGTTTCAATATAGTCCTGCCCAGCAAACAAAGCGACAACGAAGAAGAACAACACCATTGTCAACGAAACGGCTACAGAAGTGTCTCTCAAAAAGCCTAGTGATTTAGGGACTTTGATTTCTTCAGTCGTTTTTTCTTTATCGCCAACCAATTTCCCGACATTCGCAGAAACAAAATAGCCAATCGAGCCGAAATGTCCGACAGCGAAATCGTCGCTTCCCGTAATTTGACGTACATACGGCTGCAACAACGCTGGAAACAATACCATACACAAGCCCAAAATAATCGATCCTGTAATGATCAAAGGAGCGCCTTCAAGTCCGCCTACGGACAAGGTTACCGCTAATAGGCAGGCCATGAATAATGTATGGTGTCCGGTTAGGAAGATGAATTTAAACGGTGTGATGCGCGCCAACACAATATTGGTGACCATCCCGAATACCATAATCAATGCGGTAGAGGTCCCAAATTGGCTTTGGGCAGCAGCGACAATCGCTTCATTATTCGGGATGACGCCTTGTACGTTAAATGCATGATCGAACATATCCCCGAAGATATCCAACGAACCGATCAATACGGTCGCCCCAGCTCCGATGATGACGAAGCCCATTACTGTTTTCAGTGTGCCTGATACGACATCAGCACTGCTTTTACGCTGAAGCAGCAATCCCGCCAGCGCAAACAATCCGATCAGAATGGCTGGTGTTCCTAAAATGTCATTCATGATTACTTGTAACATAGTGGTTCCCCCTTAATGCCCGCCTTATGCGAAATGAGGCTCTAGTTTTGTTTTAATTTCAGGAATGCTCATCATGTTCTCTAGATTAATAATGGTACGATTGCCGTCTTCTAATTGGCTCATGATATCTGCAGCCCCGATAAAGAGATCAGCTTGCACCGATTTAGCTGAAGTCAGGTCAGTATGGTCGACTTCCGCTGTTTTCCCTAATTCTTTTAGCGCTTTCTTGACATTCAATTCCATAATAAAACTACTTCCTAATCCGTTTCCGCACACTACCATGATTTTCATTCTGTTTCCTCCTTAGAATATGTTTGGATGATTTCCAATAATTGTTCTTTGTCCGTGGCTTCGAGCATCCGTTGAATATTGGCAGGCTCGTTCAACAAGCTGGTCAATTGGATCAACGCACGCAAATGCGAATCGCTATCCGCTGCAGCTAACACAATAATTAATTGAACTGGCTTGTCTGGGGCGAAATCCACCGCTTTGTCGAGTTTCAATAAACTCATCGATAAAGACAGCACTCCTTCTTCAGGGCGTGCGTGGGGAATAGCGACGAGCGGAGTGATGACGACGTAAGGGCCGTTTTTTTCAATCGACTCCACCATCGCGGTAACATACTCTTCTTTAACGGTTCCTAATTCCACTAGCGGGCTAGAAGCGAGTTGAATTGCTTCTTGCCAAGTCGTAGCTTGCTGTTTCAATTGAAGGGTTTGGGTAGTCAATAGTTCTGCTAGCACGGGTTTCTCTGCCTCCTTTACTGCGTGTGTGGGGGTGCCTGCCTGTACATATAAGGTGGCGTGCAACTCCTTTTCCAATTGCTTCGGGTCATGGATCGTTGCGTGCTTGGAAATCAGCTCCATCAATCCGGCAACATCCGAGTCTGGAACTGTGTATCCATAGAGTTCCTGCATTACTTGCTTGTTCAAGCGCTGCTTGTCCCGCTCTTCCAAAATAGGGGGGACTACAAATAAAGTAGCGTCCGTGTTCAGAAAGACCGAAGAAAATACGAGATCGTAGTCCAATGGATATTCAGCCGTATCCCTCACAGACAGCACGTCCAAGAAAAGGATGGTCGGAAATAATTCCCTTAGCGTATAGTTCAGGATGTTGCTGACGCCAATGCCGTGCGGGCAAACGACTATGGCTTTTTTCCGGTCGTCCAGACGGGTTCCTTGCCTTTGCAGCCAGCCGCCGAAATAAATCGTGAAATAGGCTGCTTCGTCTTCCGGCAGTTGGAAGCCCAATTCGTTTTCCAGGATCCTCAAAGACTTGCGCGTCAAATGATGGAGTTCCGGATAAATCTTGGAAACCCGCTCCATCATCGGATTGACGTGAGGAAACCTGTACTTGATGCGGTAAAAAGCGGGTTTGAAATGGACGTACAATTGCTCGAAAAGCTGGTCTTTGTCTTGAAGGTGGACGAATGTCAGCCGCTCGAACTCTTCGGTGACGCGCTGCAAAAGCTCGCGGAACACTTGGTCGTCTTTCAAGGGCGAACGGTCTTTTGTCCGGTTCATGCTGACCAAATGCAAAGTGGCATAGAGTTTTTCGGTCTGGCTCCAAGTGGATTGAAAAGCGGCTGTCCCGATCATCGCATCGATCAACACATATTCTTTCGTTTCTGCGAAGGGGAGCCAGCTCGGATCTTGATCAAGTTCTTCTCCTTTGCCGATCAACTGGTCGGTGGAAAAGAAAAGGTAGGCCAGTTCGTACAGGCGTTCATCGGTAAAGATGATGCCCAATTGCTGTTCCATGTTTTCTAACTGGTCATGAATGGCTGTGATGCGTTCGTCAAACTCACTCCAGATGCATTGCGTAATCATTTGGCTGTTGGAGCCATTCAACACCTCATGAAGCAATTGCTCGATGACGAACCGTTTGATCCGGCTGTTGCCAGTAATGATGTAACCGGATTGCTTGGAGTAACGGATGGTCAATCCCATCTCTTGTGCCTGTTCTTTTAAACGCTGAAGATCATTCAATACGGTATTTCGTGAAACTCCCGTGGCGGATTGAAAATGAAATACGGACAAGGTTTCTTGGCTCAACAGAATCATCAAGTAAATAACTTGTTCCCGGTCCTTCTCAGAAAAAATATAGCTCCGTTTGGTCAACTTGACGGTGATCGAAGCGTCTGCAATCTTATCTGATAAGAAATAACCGAGATCCCGTTTGTACTGCACAGGAGCGTAGTCATTCGATTCGAGCCAGTCGTTAACCTTATTCAAACTGTACTGAATCTGCCTGCGTGTCAGTCCTGTTTGTTGTTCCATTTCATTCATTGAAGGAATCGATGAATGCTGCAAGAGCTTTAGCAAACTAGCACTTCTTTCATCTAAAAACATCTTTTGTTCCTCCCTTATCTCTACACTATTCGAATTATTTGATGAAATCTATCTTTTCTCAGTCCCAATCTTGTTGCTCTTGCTGCACAATACTGTACTGTACTTTGGCAGTTGGGGCTAGAGATTTTTGGATTGAAGACAGAAAAACTGTCCGGAGTGATTGCGGCTGCTGGCGAGCAGCGTCATCAGCTGAGATGGAATTCGGCCGTTCTTGCATTCCATGTAATGATTGCTGTTGGCTCTTGATTGTTAAACGGCCACTTGGAGATAGAACAACCAGTAGTTGAGATAATTGGTTAAATAATTAAAATATTCTTTCAATACTATTGATTTATTTTGAAAGCGCTTTTATAATTACTCATATAACATTTGTGCTTAGTTAGAACAAATGTAAAAAGCTAGGGGGTGTTGAGTTTGTGGGGGTGGTTTATCGTTGTGTTCGCGGGGATATGGATCCTTCAGATTTTGATGACCAAAATGCAATTGAGAAATTACCAGGTAACATTAAAGAAAATGAGCAACAGGCCTTCGGGATATCTCGGGGTCGGCATACAAAAACAAAAATTAGGTATCGGTGTGATTGCCATATTGGTAACAGATGAGGCAGGATCCCTGATCGAGAGCCAGCTCATGAAAGGTGTGACGGTATTTAGCCGTTTTGAGGATTTTCCCAAATTCAATGGGATGCATATCGAATCCCTAAAAGAGAAATTGGATGAAGAATCTGATGGCAAAGCGTTCAAGATGGCGATTGAAAAAATCGAAACGCAAATGGGCAAGAAAACAAATCTGGCAATCTAAGGAGGAAAAAGGATGGATTTTTTAGTTTCGCTCGCTGAAGGCTTTATTGGAATGTTTCAAGCCGGTGCAGATACATTTACAGGGCTTGTTACAGGAATCATTCCATTATTAATCGTGTTGATCACAGCGATCAATGCACTGATCCGTTTAATCGGGGAAGAACGCATCAATCGCTTGGCTGCAAAAAGCACAAAAAATATTATTCTGCGCTACACCATATTTCCGGTATTGGCCGTGTTCTTTTTGACCAATCCAATGGCTTACACATTCGGTAAATTCTTGCCGGAAAAACAAAAGCCGGCTTTTTACGATTCTGCTGTATCGTTTGTCCATCCAATTACCGGATTATTCCCCCACGCCAACCCAGCTGAGTTATTCGTCTATCTCGGCATCGCAGCGGGAATCACTGAATTGGGCTTGTCCCTTGGGCCACTCGCAATCCGTTTCTTTTTGGTTGGAATTATCGTGATTCTGATGCGTGGAATCGTTACGGAAATCATTACGGTTCGCATGATGAAAGCAAAAGGAATGGAAGTGTAATTGCTGAAAGTGGTTAATTGAAAAGGGGGAAGCAAAATGGCAGACAATCAAACACCATTAAACTTTAAAGCGATTTCCGTGACGAAAGGCCGAGGAGGCTGGGGCGGTCCACTCACAATACGACCGAACGAGACCCAACGGTATATCGTCTCTGTAACGGGAGGTGGAATTCATCCCGTCGCAGAGGAAATTGCCCGTTTAACGGGGGCTGAAGCGGTAGATGGATTCAAATCTTCGTATCCGAAAGAAACAATGGCTTGTGTCATCATTGACTGCGGTGGGACAGCACGCTGTGGGGTTTACCCGAAAATGAATATTTTAACGATCAATGTAAACGCAACGTCCCCATCCGGGCCATTGATGAAATTCATCAATGAAGAAAATTTTGTGTCCGGTGTGACGGTTTCAGATATCAGTGCGGAAGCAGCACCTTATGAAGACCAAAATGAAGTGAAAGAAGCAGCAGATAAAACGGTTGCACCAGCAGCCCGTAAAACACCACAGGAATTGAAAGAAGAAGCCAGAAGAAAAGTGGCGGCGAACAGTACAGGCGAACCTAAAAAAATGAACATCGTGGAACGGGTCGGCCGAGGTGCCGGGAAAGTCGTCGGCGTACTCTACCAAGCGGGACGCGAAACAATCGATCAAGTCATCAAGAATATTTTGCCGTTCATGGCATTTGTCAGTATGTTAATCGGAATCATAACTTTCACCGGAATCGGTGACATCATCGCAAATTTCGTCACCCCGCTTGCCGGTAATTTTGTAGGCTTGCTTATCCTCTCGGTCATCTGTTCGTTGCCGATTCTGTCTCCCTTACTCGGGCCCGGTGCTGTTATTGCCCAAGTAGTCGGAGTTTTGGTCGGTGTTGAAATCGGGCGCGGCAATATCCCACCCGAATTAGCACTCCCAGCATTGTTTGCAATCAACCCACAAGTTGGGGCTGACTTTGTCCCGGTCGGGTTGACTCTTGGAGAAGCAGAACCGGAAACCATCGAGGTCGGTGTCCCGGCTGTCTTGATTTCCCGTTTGATCACAGGGCCTTTGGCTGTTGTCATCGCCTATCTACTAAGCTTTGGAATGTACTAAAAAAAGGATTGGGTGAGAGTGAAGATGATAAAAAAATACGAAGCTAAAATTACAGAAATTGGGGAAGAGGTAGAATTGTTCGCAGATGAGCAGATGATGGTCATATTTAACAATACCGTCCCAGAAGAATTGCGGTCATTTGCGGTGATTCACGAAAAAGCAGAACTGCTTGAAGGTGTGGAGGCAGGAGATGTTCTAGAAATTAACGGCGAACGCTTTGAAATCCTTTATGTTGGCAACAAAGTAAATGATACGCTCCGAGATCTTGGCCATTGCACTATTTCGTTTTCAGGCGAAGCCGAAGCGAATCTTCCGGGAACAATGTGTGTAGAAAAAACCCCTCTGCCCGAACTGGCATTGGGAGCCGAAATTTGTATACTAAAAGCCTGACAAAGAGGAGACTGAAGCATGCTGGGTATCAATAGAAAGCTTGAAGAAATGGAAACAAACGGAGACATCATTAAAGTCGGGCTCGTGGGTGCTGGCCAAATGGGGAGAGGCATGGTTTCACAAATTGAAAATATGTCGGGCATGCGCGTGGTTTTAACAGCAGATATCCAACTCGATAATGTAGTAAATGCTTACGTAAAAGCGGGTATCGCGGATGCTGATATCGTCAAAACAACTGACGCAGAGGAAGCGGCAGCAGCGATTCAATCCGGTAAAGTAGTGGCAACGACAGACGCGCGCTTGGTCACATCATCCACGGCAGTAGATGTAGTGGTCGATGCTACCGGTGTTCCCGACATCGGTGCCAAGATCGCCTGGGACGCTATTTTAAATAGAAAACATATCGTGATGTTGAACGTGGAAGCGGATGTAACAATTGGGCCGTTATTGAAGAAGATGGCTGATGCCAGTGGCGTGGTTTATACGGGCACCGCCGGCGATGAACCTGGCGCTATTATGGAATTATACGATTTTGCGGATGCACTCGGTTTTGAAGTCGTCGCCTTAGGAAAAGGGAAAAACAATCCATTGAATTTGGCAGCGAACCCTGACACCGCAGCGGACGAAGCGGCGCGAAAAGGCGCAAGTGCGAAAATGCTGGCTTCATTCCAGGACGGCACAAAGACGATGGTTGAAATGACCGCTGTCGCCAATGCCACAGGATTTCTTCCAGACACCCCAGGGATGCATGGGTTCGTAAGTGATGTCAAAGGGCTTCCGGAAATCTTTCAATTGAAAGAAGACGGCGGACAAGTCAGCAAGAAGAAAATCGTCGAATACATTAACGGTGTCGCCCCAGGCGTATTTGCGATCATTGCCTCGGAAAAAGAGGAAGTTAACCACGAGATGCAGTACTTGAGCATGGGGGCTGGGCCCAATTATGTGCTATATCGTCCCTATCATTTGACCAGCTTGGAGACTCCCATTTCGATCGCGCGCGCCTTTATCTACAACGAAGCCACGATTGCCCCTTGGAAAGGACTTCAAGCGGAAACCGTAACGGTGGCCAAAACCGATCTCCAAGAAGGCCAATTTCTCGATAGTATAGGAGGATTCACGGTTTATGGCCACATCTTGTCAGCAGAAGATGCGAAACAACAAAACGCCTTGCCATTAGGTTTGGTCGACCGCCATGTTCAGTTAAAGCGTTCCGTCAAAAAAGGAAATATCGTCACATACGACGATGTAATACAAACGAAGGAGTCGACCATTTGGCGATTGCGTCGCATACAGGACGAAACCTTTGCGAAAAGGCTGTAAAAGAAAGTTTAAAACGAACATCCAGTAATCAAAATCGTTTGAATGGTACTAGACAAAGGCTCTAAATCACTGTAGAGGCATGTTCACTACCAAAATGAGAAGGTGTTTTAATATGAAAGTGAAAAAGATGGAAGCTGGCTTATATTGTGTTCATTGCAGAGAGGAAGTCAATCACGAGATTACGTATATTAACGATGACATTAAACGCATTCGCTGCATGGAATGCGGCCGGACAATCGAAATGAATATGGACCTCAGGAAAGAGTTCTATAAGGAATTGTACGAACGCATATCGACAAAGCCGACGCGTGTGACGAAAGAGTACAAGGAAGATCTCAGCCATTTGTTGCTATCGTTTCCTTTTAGAGCCATCAAAAAGCCGTACCGTGTACTAAAAGAAGTGCATTCATCCCGAAGAGTTATAAACACCTATAAATTGAAAAAAAATAACAAGTCACAAAGTAAAGGGTCGAACTTCTGAAACATCAAGAAGTCTGGCCCTTTTGTTCTTGACGAATAATCAGAAAAGACTTATAATTTTACATATGTTACGAGTTAGAACAAATGTAAAAAGGGGGATTATCAATGACACAACTCATCAATATTCCGGCACAGCTCAAGAAAACGGACTTAACGCATTTATTAAAGCAAATGTGGCAAATTCGATTTTTCGAAGAGAAGGTCGATGAATTCTTCGCCAAGGGCATGATCCATGGAACTACGCATCTAGCAGTCGGGCAGGAAGCTTCGGCAGTGGGTTCAATTGCTGTTTTACAAGAACGCGACAAGATCACGAGCACGCATCGAGGTCACGGACACTGCATTGCTAAAGGCGCGGAAGTGAATCGGATGATGGCTGAGTTATTCGGGCGCACCACAGGTTATTGCAAAGGCAAAGGGGGCTCGATGCATATTGCAGATGTCGATAAAGGCAATCTGGGGGCAAACGGCATTGTCGGAGGCGGCTTTGCGATTGCGACGGGTGCCGCTCTG
This is a stretch of genomic DNA from Planococcus maritimus. It encodes these proteins:
- a CDS encoding bh protein encodes the protein MKVKKMEAGLYCVHCREEVNHEITYINDDIKRIRCMECGRTIEMNMDLRKEFYKELYERISTKPTRVTKEYKEDLSHLLLSFPFRAIKKPYRVLKEVHSSRRVINTYKLKKNNKSQSKGSNF